From Zingiber officinale cultivar Zhangliang chromosome 5B, Zo_v1.1, whole genome shotgun sequence, the proteins below share one genomic window:
- the LOC121985140 gene encoding PLASMODESMATA CALLOSE-BINDING PROTEIN 3-like, whose protein sequence is MAAFLLLLMLTALTMLSASDAAWCVCRSDMSSNVLQKALDYACGAGADCSPITQNGACYNPNTVLAHCSYAVNSYYQRKAQAQGSCDFSGSATLSTTDPGSNGCTYPASSSAAGSSGIPTTTPASNTPTSTTPPTSTTPMGTTLSPPTSLTPPTFNPNTGTGTGTGTGTGTGTGTGTGTGGVLGGLGPSGTTSSFDSSGGTMLLPSPNVASFFMILLLSYSLFLARI, encoded by the exons ATGGCTGCTTTCCTGTTGTTGCTCATGCTCACCGCGCTGACTATGCTCTCTGCTTCAG ATGCTGCTTGGTGCGTTTGCCGGTCTGATATGAGCAGCAACGTGCTGCAAAAGGCACTGGACTATGCCTGTGGAGCAGGGGCAGACTGCAGCCCTATCACTCAAAACGGGGCCTGCTACAACCCCAACACAGTGCTCGCGCACTGCTCTTATGCCGTCAACAGCTACTACCAGAGGAAAGCCCAGGCACAGGGATCCTGCGACTTCTCTGGCAGTGCTACGTTAAGCACCACTGATCCCG GGAGCAATGGTTGCACCTATCCTGCAAGTTCAAG TGCTGCCGGGAGTTCAGGCATTCCTACAACAACTCCTGCAAGTAACACTCCAACAAGCACCACTCCACCAACAAGCACAACCCCAATGGGGACAACTCTTTCTCCCCCAACTTCCCTGACTCCTCCCACTTTCAACCCTAACACCGGCACGGGCACGGGCACGGGCACGGGCACGGGCACCGGCACCGGCACCGGCACAGGGACTGGAGGTGTGCTGGGAGGGCTGGGCCCCTCAGGGACAACCAGCAGCTTTGATTCCAGTGGCGGGACCATGCTTCTTCCGAGTCCCAACGTGGCCTCTTTCTTTATGATTTTGCTCCTCTCATATTCCTTGTTCCTGGCGAGGATCTGA